The genomic DNA tgaggcgttaCCACAGACACCCtcgtttgatcccaggctgtatcacagccggccgtgatcgcatagggcggcgcacaattggcccagcgtcgtccggatttggccggtgtaggccgtcattgtaattaagaatttgctctttactgacttgcctagtaaattaaaggttaaaaaaagtGAAAATAGTGGTCTGTTTTATGGTGTGCATGCAGTAGTGTAGGGATTTTTAACAGATAAAAGCATTACAAAATACTTTTTGTCTGATGTTCAACCAAGTTGATGTGTATGTCTGCTCTAGCACGTCTTGGTGTGAGAAGTTGGATATCATATCAGCAGTTAATGAACCTAAGGCCACACTTAGGCATTGAGAGATTGACCGATCCAGTCCGTTTCTTCTCCTAGGTACCAGTGTGACCAGTGCTCCTACCGTTGTCACCGCACGGACCAACTGAACAGCCACAAACTCCGACACCAGGCCAAATCCCTGATATGTGAAGTCTGTGCATATTCCTGCAAGCGCAAGTACGAGCTTCGCAAGCACATGCTCCTCAAGCACTCTCAGGGAGAGGGCCATCAGCCTCCAGTCTTCCAGTGCAAGTACTGTCCCTATCAGACATGCTACCGCCAGGCTCTGCACAACCACGAGAACTGCAAACATACCCGGACTCGAGAATTCCGCTGTGCCCTCTGCCCCTACTCCACTTACAGCAGCACCGGCCTCTTCATCCACAAGAGGAAGGCTCATGGATACGTGCCTGGCGATAAGGAGTGGCAAGAGAACtatgcagagaaggagagggagaactCTGTGGACCTACTGCAGGGCTTCTACAAAATGCCAGCCAAGAACTCTGCTGAAGGTCCTATCAAGAACCTACAGGAGAAAGTCGCTGGCTCTGCTGTTCAAAATGAACACAACCTAGAAACTGTAACTGGCCCCAAAACCACAGAAATGTCAAATAAAAATTCTGATATTGTCCAAGTGGTAGTTGACAAAGGGATTCTGGCATGTCACAATTCAACAGATAATCCAGAGCAATGCTGTACTTTAGTTTTGACAACAATAGCTAACACAGAGTGCACTGAGATGGCATCCATGCAGGGTGAGACGCCAAACAGCAGAGACCCAACTTACAGAAGACCCACAGTGGACCCTAAAGGATCTAACACCCTGAGCCAAAAGCCAGCATCTGCAAGTGAGGCGGAGGAAGAGGACATGGCTATGGAGGATTGCGATGACCTAAACGATTCAGAAGACAGAGAAACTCCTTTAACCGCTACAAGGCAACCAGCAGAGGCTGCAGAGAACAACACACAGATCGCGGAGGTGTCTAGCGCAGCTTGCAACTCATCCGCCGAATCATTGGCGCAAAGCGCCGACTCTGAGATTCGTCTGAAGGCCATGAGGAAGCAAGACAAGGACCAGGCGGAGGCTCTGGTCTTGGAAGGCCGGGTTCAAATGCTGGTGGTGCAGAATGAGGCCGGAGAGGCTAGCATATACCGGTGCGAACACTGCTCCTACGTGACTCGCAAGCAGACCTCTCTCCGACACCACTGCCGTTCCCTCTGCCTCGCCAGGTGGAAGAGACTCAAGTGCCAAGCCTGTGGGGCGCAGTTCAAACAGAAGAGAGGCCTGGACACCCACCGCCTTAGGAAGTGTCCCGCTCTGCAGAAGAACACCAGGAGGTTCATTGGCACTCCCTCTGCTGGACAGTCTGGAGAAAGGGACTTGGGTCAGGGTAAATCCCAGATCCCTGACAAAACCACAACCGCCGATCAATCAGAGTTCGTATCTTGTGATGTTGCGCCAACCGAAGTTTCCATAGACACACAACcagaaatgagaggagaggaagcaaaCTTGTGCGATTTGACCAATCCTGGAGGCTCGGGTGAGAGAGGATCTACAGCACTACAGAAAAGCCAAAGGAAGACAGTTGGAAAGACAAAAAGGCAAGTGAAAGTTGGCAGGGTAAAGAGACCTGTGAAGATTAAAAAGATCAATGAAGGGGAAATTTTAGGAAAGACAGACAAAGCCCATCCTATGAACACAGAGAATGACAATGCGCATAGCTATATAGAAGATGACATGAAATTCACTTGCAAGACGTGCAGTTTCAGGTCCTCCAGGGTTGTGACGATAGAGCGCCACTGCTCGACGTGCACAAGAAAAACTCCCACAAAGAAAGCTGTCCGAATTGTTAGCTCTCTGGAGCAGGATGATGACAgcaatgaggaggaggagaatattAAAAGGGGTTCTGAAGAAGATGTGGTTGAGATAAAGGTATCAAATCCAAGCTATTCTCCTAAATTGTCCTGTCCCAACTGTCTTTTCAGGTGCAAACAGAAGAGAGCACTGATCAACCACGAGAAGCGAGGCTGCCTGAAGCCAGACGAGGTGCAGTGCGAATTCTGCTCGTTTGTGGCCAAGTCACAGAAAGCTATGGCTAACCATGTACTGGTCCATCGGAAAGACAAGTTATCGCTCTTAAAAAAGGTCAAAAGGTTAGTTTTGCATTGCGACCATTGCCCCTTTACTTGTAAGCAAGAGCGTTGCATGACGCAGCATGTGGCTCTGAAGCACGAAGGTGCCAAGCCCCACCGCTGCCGCTTCTGCCCGTTCAGCACCACACGGCGCTACCGCCTATATGCCCATGAATCTCTTCACACCGGCTTGGGCCGCCACAGCTGCGACGTCTGCGACCAGACCTTTGGCGCTGCCTCCAAACTCCGCCAGCATCACAAGCGTGTCCACGACAAACAGCCCTCTCATTTCTGCACCCTATGCGACTTCAGCAGCTACTCTCTCAACGATGTCGGACGACATACCCTCCGCTGCCACACAGGGAAGCTCCTGCACCCCTGCAGCCAATGTGAGGCACGCTTTACCTCCGACACAGCGCTCAAGCAGCACTGCAGCCGCAAACACCTGAGCCCCGCCAGCATAGCATGCCAGCAATGTGACTTCAGCTGTGGCAGCCAGGCCACCCTCAAGGTCCACCAGCAGAAAAAGCACCCTCAGCTGGACTGTGCCACCTGCCAGGAGACCTTCCCCACCCGGGAGGGCCTGGAGGAGCACCAGAGGACCCACCTCACCCAGCAGTGCTTGCTTTGCCCCTTTGCCACCCGTAAGAGGCAGCCACTCATCCAGCACCTTCTCGACGAGCATGAGGATGGCCCCCCAGAGGACAAGCCACTGAAGTGTGCCATCTGTGGCTTCGCCTGTCGCCACCAACTGGTCTTTGAGCAGCACGTTCGCTCCCACGGGGGTACCCGCCTTTACAAGTGCACAGACTGCCAGTACTCGACTCGCAACAAGCAGAAAATCACATGGCACATTCgcatacacacaggggagaagccctaCCATTGTGAGCAGTGCAGCTACTCCTGCGTAGATCCATCAAGGCTAAAGGTGAGCAATGAGGTCCTTCAAAATCTTTGCTGTAATGTAACACATGGTACTACACCATTTTATTTTATAGAAGTCAGGTCCTCTCGGTCTAATACCAAACCATTGGGCTTAAAAAGTCTACAAGGACTGGTAGAGGACCTTCTATAATAAGATACCGTGTGTTACAAATGGTGTAGTAGATACCTATTTATCATCATTGTCATTCCATTATAGTATCACATGAGGATCCACCAGGAGGAGAAGAAATACCTCTGTCCTGAGTGTGGCTACAAATGCAAGTGGATGAGCCAATTGAAGTATCACATGACCAAACATACAGGTACAAAGTATGAGTCACACTATTGCTGTCATCATTTACAACATACATTTAGTTGGAATTCGATCATAAAATGACCTTTCCCCtgccctttctttctctctccctccaccctcagGGGATAAGCCATATGCGTGCGAGGAGTGTGAGTACCGCACCAACCGTGGTGACGCCCTCCGCATCCACAGGGAGACGCAGCACTGTGACGCTCGCACCTTTATCTGCGAGAAGTGTGGCAAAGGCTTCAAGACGCGCTTCCTCCTTAAGACCCACCAGCGTAAACACAGCGAGGAGCGGCCTTACGTGTGCGGCCTGTGCCGCAGGGCCTTCCGTTGGCCAGCCGGCCTCCGCCACCATTACCTCACCCACACCAACCAGCAGCCTTTCATGTGCCGCTACTGCCCCTACCGTGCCAAGCAGAAGTTCCAGGTGGTCAAGCACCTCCGGGGGCACCATCCGGACCAGCCTGTGGAGCAAGGGGTGGCCAAGGATCCCCACGCCCTCAGCCTAACCCTGCAGGATGCCCGTCTGGGGGGGCTGGAGGAGGGGgctggggaggaggtggaggagggagctCGGGAGGAGGGGATTGTACCGGATGGGTTGGAGGTGTTGGTgcaagagagggtggaggaggtcACAGAAGGCCAGCAAGGTGAGGAGTAAAAAGGTTCAGCCCACTCAACTGGAACCTGAGAAAACAGACATTTTAGTGAACGTTTTGATGCAGTTTTCCTCATCCAAGCATGATGAGGACTGGGCTACAGCGGTAAACTTGAATTAAACATCAACAAAGGACCTTGTCTTAATGAGTATGCATGTACATATACTACTGCAGAGTGCACCATGAAACACATATACAATTGTATGTTTAGTATTAAAACATTGTCAATTAATGGCGATTTAACAAATTGCTAAATGACAATTACAAGAAATGGGCAGTTTAAAAATGTTTAACCAATAGGAATATAACTTTTTATATTAAGATGTTTTCAAAACAGCAGGTCTTTCATTTCTCTTTATTTATAGAGCTCTATGCGCATgcatacattacagtataatctTTTACAACACGACGCATGAGATAGCGATATAGTTTCGTGCCACACTTTGAGGAACTGTACAAAATGTCTATGGAAAGGCTTGGATGGAGGACTAATTGTCTATGCAGTTAAGTTACTCGACCAGCACACAATGCAAGTGTTGAATGGTTATGAAACAATGATATAAAAACAAAGGTCATTGCATAGTTTGTAACCCTAAAAGGACTTGTGAGCCCTGCAGTATGTCAGTTATTGTATCAGTTCGATCAGCCAAGTGCTATTGAACATTGCTTAATGCATTCCTATGACATGACAAGTTAAAAAACATTGATTATTTTAAAAGATTTTATATTGGGGAAATGGCAAAATATCACTTAAATGCTGTGAGTTCCCAGGTGTTTTTTCATCAGTGTGAGGTCCCACTAGCGTTTGCTTGAACAGAAATGGGTATTTATGCAGAAATACTTTAAAGCAGTTCATACCGAAGTATTTTCAATACTAATAACAGTTCATTTGAAAGTGACAGCAATCATGAGGTATTGTAGCCCTCCCATGTAGTTGGAGTTTGCAGCATGTTATTCAGCCAATCATTGGGCCATCAGACTTCTGTTGTTACCTCAGAGATCTTGACGTTGACAAACAGAGTAGACAGGGGCATAGCTGTTCCGTCTTTGGACAGGAGGTGGATGTGCCGATATCCTGGGAAAAGTGGGAGAGCATCCAGTAGAAATTCAGATTTTTGTCAGGAAAGAGCCACTTAGAAACCGTCACTCAGACAGTATGATATGTACATTTGTACATAACAGGCATAAATAAAAACTCAGCTGAGATGTACAATTCAGACAGgtttcatttatttaaccttaattgaTTTAACCTTTAACCAGGTAAGTCAATAGGATAATATTATTTTGTGAAATAATTTGAAGAAAACTGcacttagagatttacccagctGTCCAGACTACGCTATCTCAGTTGTAATATGAACATGTCTATTTTACCTGGCTGAATACAGGTGAAGGGCACGGTGAACTGGCCCATGAAGTCATTCCTGGAAGCCTTGTCATAGTCCTCCACCACAAAACGCACCAGGGCCAACTCTGGGACGTGGATGATAAAATTGAGGGTCTCGTTCCATAGAGGGTTAAAACCTGTAGACAGGGGGCAGCAGAGACCAGGATTTAGGCAGCCAAGAGAAGGACTGGGGTTCTATGTCACGTTCTATCTAATGTACTTAAACATGGCAAGGTGCGTACTATTTACATgtaaaaagaataataataatgcatGCATTTGGTGCCCGAGTTGACCGAGTCTGTACAAAGACCCCAATGAATCTCTTTGTCAGGCCATGTAAGGGTCCCTCACCATTGTTGTCAATGTAACTAGTCTCTTGCTTGGCTTGGTCTTGTGATACTCCGTAGATCTCCACTCTAACCAGAGGGTCAACGATAGAGCCCTCTTTCTGGTTCACCTTTGGTAGCTGCTGCCCACTAATTacctgatggacacacacacaatcaagaCTCGGGAAAAGTATAAACTTGCAAAAAGTAAACCTTCAGTACACACAAACTGCACAAAGGCACACAACATAGTTGTATGGTACAGAGCAGTTGTTTCTGGACCTGGATAGACAGTTGGAGTGATGTGTAGCCATCCCAGTCCTGGGGTCTTTCTGGGTCAAAAGAGTCATCGTTCCTCATGAAGTCAGGTTTGAGGACGTAGCCACAGCAGCCATTCTGACGGAAGAGCCCATCGTTCAGATCCATCTCCAGCCCAGCCGTCTGGACGTTCAGCGCCACTAGGAGTAgattaatcaaccaatcaatcaatcacatgtatttatttctATATGTATGGATGTTAATTACGGTATGCAATATGTTTCACCTATCTGACAGCCCACGTTCCACAGCTCCTGTGGGTTGTAGTTAGAGGAATCGGTCCTCATGCCGCTGGGATAGACTCTGCTAAGCTGTCTGCTGTTGTGGTGCACAAACTCCGTCCCTGAGAAAGACAGCCATACAGCGACGTTTTTTCCTATCCCCTAACCCAGGGGACCTACAACAGTGAATGGGAGTGAATTCCTCACCGATGATCCTTGGCAATATATGAATACATTGTTTGCCATGTAGGTATTGCTAAAATAGTTCAGGGCGTACCTGTGTCCTTTGCAAGTTTCCTGGCCTTGGACTCGGAGAAAGAGGACATTTCGTAGCACTTGGAGTGTAAGCGAGAGTACTCAAAGCTGTGAAAATGGACACTCTTGCAGTACACCACCAGATCCGAGAGTTCCCTAGAGAACTTGGATTTCTGAGGAGACAGGAAATGACATGCCTGCGTAAGTGACCTAAACTCACTTGCTTTGTGGCTTTGGAACCAAGGCAAAACATGATTAGCTGACAGATCAAGGTACAGTGTTCATTGCTTGCTTACTGTGTGATAGACAAAAACATTATCTAGATTTTTCACATAATGGCAGGATGtattaacagtaataatgtgtgaATGTATAAGTGTAATAGTTGGCGCAGATGATGGCAAGAAGTTGACAATGttcacctccatccatccatagaTCCCCATACCTTATCATGGAGACAAATGGCCTCTGCAGACAGGTTTTCTTCAGACGGGCTCTCAGGTTCAGCTTCATCGCTGACCTCGTCAGTGGCCTCATCGGTCAGCGTTTCACTTTCTTCTAGGCCGCCAATCTTCTTTGCTTTCAGCAGGATCTTTCCCTTCAGATCCTAATAtgtgcatgcacaaacacacacactctgccaatCATAAACTTCGGTATTGATTATCTAAAGTGCTCTGAATGGAAAAAGAATAAAACAAATCACTGGAGAATACAGACTGTACTCAGTGGCGGAATGCGAGGCTGGCGGTGCGCGTGCACTGGAACCCACGGCCATTGGGGGCTCACAAGCCCTAACTATTCAGTTATGCATGGGAACCCTAGTTATCTGCATCCCGGGCTGTATAATTTGTACACCAGACTTGTCAATAGTCAATCACAATGTCCACTATGAACCATATCAAAATGCATCATGCTGTTTATAAGACACGCCTACAAGTCAACAACAAATCCTAATTATGATAATATGTAACTTAAATGTTTGGGCACTACATAAGTCACCTAAATATCTCTATGTATTGATGGCAATACATCTATTTGCTTCACATAAAACCTCACTGGACAGTAACAATGTCATTTTTTATTGGTATGCAAAGATtgctgggaaatatgcaaatactgTCCAATGATATTGTAGCAGAGATTCAGATATGTGGGCTAATTGTGGTTTTGGCTTTCAGTTAGTTATTTTTGGCTACCTGTAAGTGTGAATGTCTTTACAGTTCATCTGGTCTGTTGACTTTCAGTTACTGTTCTGCTTTACATTGGGGGCCCAGAGATAATTGTATAATATAACAATGTAGTAAAGCCACTGACTGGTACTGCTCTTAGCTACACTGGCTGAATAAAAACCTGAACATAGTCAGACAGGAATTCAAATCCGTAGAGAATGGGTTCTCAATTGACTTGCCTTGTTGGTGAATGGTTACGGTAGAGTAGATAAAtagaatagaaaacacattgaagGGGGTCTTACGTGGGGAGAGGGCAGCTCTTGGTGAACCAGTCCATCCAGGGGTTCCCTGAGCAGCATGTCCCCCAGGATGGTGTCCAAGAGCTGGGCCATGACCCTTTGCTGCTCCACACTGCAGTGGTTCTCCAGGGACAGGATGACAGGAAACTCAGATgcctgggagaggggacagaTGAGGGACTAAACAGGAATTCCTAAAGGAATGTGTGGATCTATTACAGTAATGTTTTTAATGATATGTTAAGGCTGAAGACAGATTGGTTTATGATGCTGAATACTTGGTTGAAGCAAAAACCAACACAGAAGACAAATGGTCAGGACAAGAACCACTTAGAGACTGGATTGAATAGAACTGAGTGGTCATGGCCTtgtgagtggcgcagcggtctaaggcactgcatcacagtgttgcggtgtcactacagcctggtggtcccatagggcggcacacaattggcccagcgtcaatcgggttaggggagggtttggctggggggggGGCTTTATTTGGCttcgctctagcgactccttgtggtgggccggccgcctgcaggctgacttcggtcatcatttgaacagtgtttcctccgacacgttggtgcagctggcttccgggttaagcgagcgggtgttaagaaccgcggcttggcgggtcatgtttcggaggatgcatgacttgacCTTCGCCTTTCCCGAGCCCGTTCGGGATTTTCAGCAATAAGACAAGGTCGTAATCCCAAAatttgggagaaaaagggggtaaataATTACAAACAAAAATGTAATACAAAAATAGCTGAGTGGTCATGAATATGTGATGTAAATGTTCTGTTTGTGTGTCAGATCAATGCTGCTTTTCTAATAGCCACTCATGTGAGTGACTGATTGATTGTACATGGGAGGAATCCTCACATCCGCAGTACGCCCATAACATTGCTCTGGGATCCAAGAGAAGTATCTtcgtttcaaggtctcagctttgAGAGAAGTCTCATGAGGTATCGGTCAGTCACATGCAGGAACTAACATTAATAATGAATCATGTAAATCATGCTTATATGACTTGTTTGTGTAGGGAATGCCCTTGTGAGAGTTTTCATCAAGCATGGACTGAGCTTGTGAACCTTGATAATAAAGATGGATTAATTTACTTTCAATTTGAGTCCTTAGAGGTGAATTTCCACAGCAAACGGTATAATTAACTCAGGTATTGAGGTGCCCACCTTGAAGGCGTACTCTCCCAGTGTGGTGATGACATCTCTGAAGAGGATCTTGGAGGTGAAGGTGTGGCCGTGATAAACAACCGGCTCTCCATTCGGCCCGTCCCAACAATCCACCTCAACACAACGACAGCCCCGCTTTAGAGCCCTGCACAGCAAGTACGCAGACACTCAGACATGGACTGAAAACTGTTTGAAAGATGGTTTGGTTTGTAAGAAATGAGACGTTCTGTGTCTCACTTCCATACAAGCCAgagatgggcaactccagtcttAGAGGGCCTGATGGCATCACACATTTCCCCCAGACCTACCTAACACTGATTAAACTAATTGTATtctaaactggaaaccattttttatttaacctttatttaactaggcaagccagttaaaaacaaattattatttacaatgacggcttaccggggaactgccttgttcaggaagGGTCAGAAagactgatttttaccttgtcagctcggggattcgatccagcaaccttttggcaactggcccaacgctctaaccacgaggcaaCCTGCCGCCCCGAGAATGTCTGACCATGATTAGTTGGTTATTAGATGTGTGTCAGCTAGGGCTGAGGCAAATGTGCATAGGCACCTGAGCAATGGCACAAATGTAGCAACTGCACCCACACCTTCAAAATAAGAGTGCAAACGTATTTTTGCACCCTCACTTTTTTACCAGAAAATGATCACGATCCATTGGGTAATTTGTCATATTCAATGATTATCAATCTTTTGAGTTAGTCTACTAAAATACATATGACCATTTAATATATTAATAGCACGCCCCCCACCCCCCATTTGTATCGTCGTTTCATGGCCGATGAGGTTGGTTCAAAGCTGTTTTTACATATCATTTGAGCTGCGTGCACCATGAGAAAATTAATTGTATCATTTCACTTTTCCTGTATGAACCATGATGAGCATGTCTGTTTAGGCTTCGCTGTACCGCCGACTCTGACTTGTGAGTAGCCTTCCATCAGCCTACTACCAAAGGTTCCACCTTGGCAGAACACTGCATGTCTGGTCAATGAGTATCTTATAGACTCGCAAGTAGACCGTGAGAAATAATCAGTAGGCCAGATATTGAATGATTAAAATCTGTGAAATAGTTTTCCTCCCCAAGCTGTTTACAGGCATTTAACACCATTCTGCATCTatattgccttcagaaagtattcccaccccttgactttttccacattgtattACGTTACAGcgagcctgaatttaaaatggattatcaTGAGATTTTGTgtcatctacacacaattaccctataatatcaaagtggaattgtgtttttagaaattttttgaaattaataaaaaatgaaaagcttaaatgtattgagtcaataagtattcaacaatTTTGTTGtggaaagcctaaataagttgagtaaaaatgtgcttaacaagtcacataataagttgcatgctTTGTGagcaatagtgtttaacatgatttatgAATGAGTACTtcatctctgtacaccacacatacaattatctgtaaggtgcCTCAATCGAGCAGTGCAtttttaaacacagattcaaccacaaagaccaaggaggttttccaatgcctcacaaaggaaACCTATtggtacatttttggggggaaaaagcagacattgaatatccgtttgagcatggtgaagttattaattacactttggatggtgcatcaatacacccagtcactacaaagatacaggtgtccttcctaactcagttgctgaagaggaaggaaaccgctcagggatttcagagttttaatggctgtgataggagataactgatttgacattttagtcatttagcagacgctctaatccagagcaatttaaaggagctcaagggcacgtcggcagatttatttattattatttttagatttaaaaaaatacttttcTACCctatttcgtggtatccaattggcagttatagtcttgtctcatcgctgcaactcccatacggactcgggagaggagtgtgccctccaaaacacaacccaaccatgccgcactgctttttgacacaatacccacttaacccggaagccagccgcaccaatgtgttgaaggaaacacagtgcacctggcgaccatgtcagcgtacaatgcgcccagcccgccacaggactCGCTAGTgctcgatgggacaaggacatccctgccgggaAAACCCTCCCATAGCCCGgacgatgctggaccaattgtCCGCCACCACgagtctcccggtcgcggccggttgcgacagagcctggactcgaacccagaatgccttagaccactgcgccactctggaaGCCCcaacagattttttttacctAGCTGATTCTGGGTTATGTTttgggaaaatccaacacaacacttcaatgagtaccactcttcatactttcaagcatggtggtggctgcatcatgttatgggtatgcttg from Oncorhynchus keta strain PuntledgeMale-10-30-2019 chromosome 7, Oket_V2, whole genome shotgun sequence includes the following:
- the plcd4b gene encoding 1-phosphatidylinositol 4,5-bisphosphate phosphodiesterase delta-4, producing the protein MDSPQSLFAKGDKDLQVMKAGAMLKKVKSKSWKKQRHFRLQEDGQTIWYKSRWAGTSHSTFSVADVEVVREGHQSEVLLSVAEEFPADLCFTLVFRGRRGNLDLVAESPSEAQAWIRGVSKLIQNAESMDDKERVDQWIWDWFQKADKNKDGRMNFKEVRTLLKMMNVDMNEEYALHLFTLADKSKSGCLENEEFVQFYKILTERKDMWRVFQDYSRDGQTLTLAELKDFLRQEQQEGERSWEHAQELIDRYEPSETAKKQGAMSIDGFQMYLVSPEGAILDPQRLTLNQDMSRPLSHYFICSSHNTYLMEDQLRGQSSQEAYIQALKRGCRCVEVDCWDGPNGEPVVYHGHTFTSKILFRDVITTLGEYAFKASEFPVILSLENHCSVEQQRVMAQLLDTILGDMLLREPLDGLVHQELPSPHDLKGKILLKAKKIGGLEESETLTDEATDEVSDEAEPESPSEENLSAEAICLHDKKSKFSRELSDLVVYCKSVHFHSFEYSRLHSKCYEMSSFSESKARKLAKDTGTEFVHHNSRQLSRVYPSGMRTDSSNYNPQELWNVGCQIVALNVQTAGLEMDLNDGLFRQNGCCGYVLKPDFMRNDDSFDPERPQDWDGYTSLQLSIQVISGQQLPKVNQKEGSIVDPLVRVEIYGVSQDQAKQETSYIDNNGFNPLWNETLNFIIHVPELALVRFVVEDYDKASRNDFMGQFTVPFTCIQPGYRHIHLLSKDGTAMPLSTLFVNVKISEVTTEV
- the znf142 gene encoding zinc finger protein 142, whose translation is METEGLCLCEKCGKELSDSSRLSSHLCTVDFTKKGQLTRYKCPLCDEVFTMPGALKHHFQSHRREELTGPFHCSEEGCQFSTSHRLVFQEHLHSQHALTLVSCTFRSCTLAFRTRSEMEGHWRIHMPFHCPRCDFVTAHAKQLSTHGVEHDRLLAAPEGDKVPTTTGQGGNSQSALETSSGRPKRALKRNPAYVSSSQEDDEDEEETQQHNIDNRAREEVQKDKAATNINENPSKDHIMAGMEHMYRTHICPECRRCFKMRSHLLEHLHLHFPDPSLQCPTCNHYFTSKSKLRIHMLRESGQKVHRCHLCDYASVERNSLHRHLASVHSNEVGGDIHPDVYPCPTCGQSFRQSQALKSHMKSHHTSRDSQPLACFQEGCSFNTSDRKELQRHAADVHGIKAVECRHHACNAIFGSPQDMEAHYRTHLAFHCSQCDFSCSNKSLFRQHKLQGHAGDEELTCNFCPFATFNPVEFQQHVGHFHANEKIHRCHQCSFVTAHKRVLRRHMLMHSGEKPHKCNLCDFRCRDETYLSKHMLIHSDDKNHMCSECGYVTKWKHYLNVHMRKHAGDLRYQCDQCSYRCHRTDQLNSHKLRHQAKSLICEVCAYSCKRKYELRKHMLLKHSQGEGHQPPVFQCKYCPYQTCYRQALHNHENCKHTRTREFRCALCPYSTYSSTGLFIHKRKAHGYVPGDKEWQENYAEKERENSVDLLQGFYKMPAKNSAEGPIKNLQEKVAGSAVQNEHNLETVTGPKTTEMSNKNSDIVQVVVDKGILACHNSTDNPEQCCTLVLTTIANTECTEMASMQGETPNSRDPTYRRPTVDPKGSNTLSQKPASASEAEEEDMAMEDCDDLNDSEDRETPLTATRQPAEAAENNTQIAEVSSAACNSSAESLAQSADSEIRLKAMRKQDKDQAEALVLEGRVQMLVVQNEAGEASIYRCEHCSYVTRKQTSLRHHCRSLCLARWKRLKCQACGAQFKQKRGLDTHRLRKCPALQKNTRRFIGTPSAGQSGERDLGQGKSQIPDKTTTADQSEFVSCDVAPTEVSIDTQPEMRGEEANLCDLTNPGGSGERGSTALQKSQRKTVGKTKRQVKVGRVKRPVKIKKINEGEILGKTDKAHPMNTENDNAHSYIEDDMKFTCKTCSFRSSRVVTIERHCSTCTRKTPTKKAVRIVSSLEQDDDSNEEEENIKRGSEEDVVEIKVSNPSYSPKLSCPNCLFRCKQKRALINHEKRGCLKPDEVQCEFCSFVAKSQKAMANHVLVHRKDKLSLLKKVKRLVLHCDHCPFTCKQERCMTQHVALKHEGAKPHRCRFCPFSTTRRYRLYAHESLHTGLGRHSCDVCDQTFGAASKLRQHHKRVHDKQPSHFCTLCDFSSYSLNDVGRHTLRCHTGKLLHPCSQCEARFTSDTALKQHCSRKHLSPASIACQQCDFSCGSQATLKVHQQKKHPQLDCATCQETFPTREGLEEHQRTHLTQQCLLCPFATRKRQPLIQHLLDEHEDGPPEDKPLKCAICGFACRHQLVFEQHVRSHGGTRLYKCTDCQYSTRNKQKITWHIRIHTGEKPYHCEQCSYSCVDPSRLKYHMRIHQEEKKYLCPECGYKCKWMSQLKYHMTKHTGDKPYACEECEYRTNRGDALRIHRETQHCDARTFICEKCGKGFKTRFLLKTHQRKHSEERPYVCGLCRRAFRWPAGLRHHYLTHTNQQPFMCRYCPYRAKQKFQVVKHLRGHHPDQPVEQGVAKDPHALSLTLQDARLGGLEEGAGEEVEEGAREEGIVPDGLEVLVQERVEEVTEGQQGEE